Genomic DNA from Oncorhynchus tshawytscha isolate Ot180627B linkage group LG04, Otsh_v2.0, whole genome shotgun sequence:
CACCACATGCATTTCTCCAGAATAACCAGCCACCTGAGGACCACTCTCCCATCTCTCGCAAGGAGTTTGTTCGGTTTCTGCTGGCTACACCCACCAAATCAGAGCTCCGCTGTCAGGTAAAACCACATTTTCCACAAGGACAACGCACTGCTGAACATTCGATGTGGTGTACCTAAAATGTGACCATGACAAATAATACCTGTCTCCATCCAAAAGGGACTTAATTTCAGTGGTGCTGATCTCTCTCGCCTCGACTTGCGCTACATCAACTTCAAGATGGCCAACCTGAGTCGCTGCAACCTGACACATGCCAACCTATGCTGTTCAAATCTGGAGCGGGCTGACCTCTCTGGGGCCAACCTCGATGTAAACCCATTAGCTCCTTCATTAGCTTGTGAAACATACCTGTTACAGCGTGTCAACATTTGAAAAATTAACAGTATTTTGAGGGGACTCATTTTGTTTCTCTGTTTTAGGGTGCTAACTTGCAGGGTGTAAAAATGCTCTGTTCAAATGCTGAGGGGGCGTCTCTCAAAGGATGTAATTTTGAAGACCCATCTGGTCTAAAGGCCAACTTGGAGGGTGAACTTGAATTTATTTGTATTATAAGAAGAATGAGAAATATGGAACTGGTAACACTTGTATAACCTCTTGTGTTGAACGTCTAATGTATGTCTTAGGTGCCAATCTAAAAGGTGTTGACATGGAGGGAAGTCAGATGACTGGAATTAATCTGCGTGTGGCCACTCTAAAAAATGCTAAACTGAAGAATTGTAACCTACGGGGTGCCACTTTGGCAGGAACTGATCTTGAGGTAAGCAGAAGGTATTTAAGTGGATTAAATTTAAGACTAAATGATCAAGTAAATCTGAAACATGGAATCAGACAGCTCTTATAATAATTAGTTTTTTCAGATACCATAAAGTAGCATCCATTTTAAGAACAGTATTACAGTTTTATTACTGTGACATCTAAGGTTATTGCAAAGAGTACTGACTGGGTAGTACCAAGAATACTGACAGTTTTGTTTTACTCATCACAGAATTGTGATCTGTCTGGCTGTGACCTACAAGAGGCCAACTTGAGAGGGTCCAATGTGAAGGGGGCCATTTTTGAAGAGATGCTGACTGCATTGCACATGTCTCAGAGTGTCAGATGACTCCCCTGCACATCCCACCTGGATTCAGGCTGGTTAATCTCATGAATGCCTGGCAACGATGTTATTATGCCAGCAAATCCCACCCACCCCTACTATCAAGCTTCCTGGACCCTTATGCAATACATGCATTTTATGCACATCCTTGGCATCCCACATCCCTTCCACCTGATATACTAGCTTTAAATCTCTTGCACTAGAGCACATCCAGGGTTATCTGTTTCTGTTATGTAGTGGGAATATTTTAAATGTCTGACTGTCTTTCCTTATTTTATTTCCCAAAACCAAAATATTGAATGTTCTTTATGTATGTTTACTATTATATCTGGATTCAATCCTAACTTATTTTTATGATTTCTAGATGTGTATTTTCTTGATTATTTAATGTCTGTAAATCAAAGATTATCAAACTATATAATTGCGTGAAAGTAAAAAAGGGCCTCAATCAAGACTGTGGTAAAGCATAAATGGGAGATGACATTGTGACTGTACATACTTATCAATGTACTTAAAGTACCAGATATGCTTTATGATTAGGATGTTTATTTTCTAAGTCAAAGCCATACCGTAGCATGGTGAAAATGGCAAATAATTTGCTGTTATTGCACCACACAATTATGCTGTGGAATTCATTTTTCATATAAGACTGTGGGTGTTGACCTGTATTTAACCGAATTTCAAGTATGCaatgtactttttttttctttttctttttttccttgCTGCCTGTCGTTTTTGTGTTCTCTCTGAATCTACCTCCTTATTTTCTACCCCTGTCTGATATCTAGTTGCATGCATTTCACTGTAGTTTTTGGCTCTTGTTGTATGAACTTCATATCCAAATATGATAAGTTATCAAAGTGAATGTGTTTTAATTGTGTTACTGTCATGTTCAAGCTTGTGTAGCACTTAGTTGTGTAACACTCCCCTCAAGGAGACAACAACCAATGAACAGGGCATCTCATACAGTCATGTCTTAATTTTGCTTTGCACAAATGTCTAAATGGTATGTGTTGGTCAATAACTTCAGTTTTATTCACTCATAGGACACTAAGTTAAATGTGATTCTAACAATGTATTTCAAATCTAGTGCTTCCAAAATGTTATTAGGATAGCAAAATGTTATCACTGCTGGACTGTGATTTTTACAATCTCACATCAGGTCTTTTAGAACAATGTCTGCATGTTTAAAGATGGCATTTTCTCTGGCTGAGGCTGAAAGATTTTGAGACGCAATATTCCCTCTATACTCTATTTCACTGTCAATAGGTACTCATCTGTCATGATAATGAAGGCAATCATAAAGAATATTGCACCTTGAGTGTGGCGATCCTCATTATCAGAACCTTGAAAGAACAATGGTTATTTATTTTGATATAACATTGTATTCAAGAAATATTGGATGAAAGTTCTTTAAATAGGTGTGTTTCTCTTTCCCTGTCTATAATTATTGCACTCAACCACAAAAATGTAATTCAAtaaattactattattatttttaactaTCTGTGTAATTAATTACTTGTGCAAATGAAATAATGGTATCTTTTCACTAACTTTCCAAAATAAGTCTATGCCCTGTGCCTGATTAATTTAATTGTTGCTGCTGTAAAAGTGCACAATCATGCCCAAAGTATTTTAGGCTTTTAAAATGCCCTTTGGGTTCCTGAAGTGGAGATACTTCGTGCTGCTCTGCAATATATTTTTGAGTGGATTCTTTAATTCCACTTTTTTGTGACCTCAGACGTGATGGGACTAAGGAGCCAATAAAACCTCAGACACATTTATCTGCTCAGATAGAGTAAGGCTGACTATTTGTCGAATAGAAGACAAACATGtcctgttgttgctgctgctcttGGTGGTGGAACTACTGTCACAGGGTTGCTGTCAGCATTGGTCCTATGACATGAGCCCAGGGGGGAAGAGACAGTCTGGCAGCCTGTCTGAAACCATGGGAAATGTAAGTATTTTACCTATTCATAATGTGGAAGTAGGTCTATTCACAAAAGGTTGTGATGGTGCTTATCCAATGATGGGAGGGATGTTGCTATAGTTGCATAGTAAATTCTAGCTAAATGACAATTCTACAGATAGCTGAAGATGGAGTTTGTTTGGCTGTGATGTCTCACCTCATGCCAAAATGTACAGGCTAAGGGAATGTGTGAGTGACATTTACAATTTTGCAAATAGGGCAGTTTCCCTTCAAGAAGCTACCTCATAAGTTGAAAATTGTGTTCATAGTTACTTTCTtcattgatgtgttttttttctcaaggTTTTATCCAAATTGTAAACTATATTTTTAATTTCGTTTTTTTGTAGGCAGCCCTCGCTGACAGAAAGTGGACTCAAAAATATGTTGCAAATGTATGCTAACTCTAAAAAAAAATTGCAGTGCCATCACTGTGTTTTGTGGTGGTCTATGTTGGTGGTTTGCATATTACGGAGTGTGGCTTTAAAATAGTGGGAAAACACCCATTCAAACTTCTGTAGAGCACGATGTCAAAACAAAAGTGCCAACCAATGACTGCGAGTATGAGTTACGTTGTCATCTGTTGTAGCAAACCTTGATTTAGAAAATCTCGACAGAATGGCTTTTATGGCATTTGTTCATTATGTTGTGTTTGTTAAAGACAGTACAGAATTTACAAATAATTAGCAAGCTAAATAGCTAAACTCGAGCAGTTAATTTGAGGAGCACGTTAACATTTGCAGACAAGCGTCCTGTTTGGCTAACAGCTGTGTTAGCTGTAGCTaacaacattagctagctagctacacagtatatacagaagtatgtggacaccccttcaaattagtggatttggctatgacagccacacccgttgctgacaggtgtataaaatcgagcacacagccatgcaatctccataggacatttgcagtagaatggctttactgaagagtgaagtgactttcaacgtggcaccgtcataggatgccacctttctgccctgctagagatgcCCCGGGCAACTTGTTATTGTggagtggaaacatctaggagcaacagcagctcagctgcaaagtggtaggccacacaagctcacagaacgggactgctgagtgctgaagcacgtagtgcGTAAACATCtgacctcggttgcaacactcacccccgagttccaaactgcatctggaagcaaTGTAAGTACAAGAACTGTTgagaacttcatgaaatgggtttccgtgtccgagcagccgcacacaagtctaaaatcactatgcacaatgccaagcgttggttTTCCTATTGGAATAAGGTCACGACAATCATCATAATTTTATTAGCCAATCAGCAGCTTTCTTTCCCGGGACATAGGGTAATACCCGGCCAGGCAGGGCCTCAGGCAGTCTGTAATTTCCATTCTGATCATCTATCTGTTTTTCTCTCCTGCTTATTTTACCTCCTTAGAAGAAATTGCTTGTTGTTTGGAGCTAAATAGTTTCTGTTGTAAATATATACCATTTGTGTTCAACTTGCTAgctatcggatcatcaagaacttcaaggagagaggttcaattgttgtgaagaaggcttcagggcacccaagaatgtccagcaagcaccaggagcgtctcctaaagttgattcagctgcgggatcggggcaccaccagtacagagcttgctcaggaatggcagcaggcaggtgtgagtgcatctgcacacacagtgaggcgaagacttttggaggatgaccTAGTGTCAAGAAGAGCAGCAAAGaatccacttctctccaggaaaaacatcagggacagactgatattctgcaaaaggtacagggattggactgctgagaactggggtaaagtcattttctctgatgaatcccctttccgattgtttggggaatccggaaaaaagcttgtccggagaagacaaggtgagctctaccatcagtcctgtgtcatgccaacagtaaagcatcctgagaccattcatgtgtggggttaattctcagccaagggagtgggctcactcacaattttgcctaaaaacacagccatgaataaagaatggtaccaacacatcctcctaGAGCAACTCCTCCCaatcatccaggaacagtttggtgacgaacaatgccttttccagcatgatggaacaacttgccataaggcaaaagtgataactaagtggctcggggaacaaaacatcaatattttgggtctatggctaggaaactccccagaccttaatcctattgagaacttgtggtcaatcctcaagaggcgggtagacaaacaaaaacccacaaattctgacaaactccaagcattgattatgcaagaatgggctgccaacagtcaggatgtggcccagaagttaattgacagcatgccagggtggattgcagaggtcttgaaaaagaagggtcaaacactgcaaatattgactctttgcatcaacttcatgtaattgtcaataaaagcctttgacacttgtgaaatgtgtgtaattatacttcggtattccatagtaacatctgacaaaaat
This window encodes:
- the LOC112248452 gene encoding BTB/POZ domain-containing protein KCTD9; this translates as MRRVTLFVNGTSKNGKVVAVYGILADLLSLASNKLGIKACHLYNGKGGLIDDIALIRDDDVLYVSEGDPFVDPQNDVRTTDGLPRAHTDWLTLNIGGRLFTTTRSTLVSKEPESMLARMFREKDVWGNKQDERGAYLIDRSPEYFEPILNYLRHGQLIINEGINLLGVLEEARFFGIEQLADQLEVAIKNNQPPEDHSPISRKEFVRFLLATPTKSELRCQGLNFSGADLSRLDLRYINFKMANLSRCNLTHANLCCSNLERADLSGANLDGANLQGVKMLCSNAEGASLKGCNFEDPSGLKANLEGANLKGVDMEGSQMTGINLRVATLKNAKLKNCNLRGATLAGTDLENCDLSGCDLQEANLRGSNVKGAIFEEMLTALHMSQSVR